DNA from Frateuria edaphi:
GTCAACGCAGCGATCGCCTGCCAGCTCACCGGCACCGCGATGGCGCTGGAACCGGCCGAACTGGCGGCGATCGTGTCCGCCGCGCTGACCATGAACATCGGCATGTTCGAACTGCACGACCAGCTGGTCGCGCTGGAAGGGCCGCTGTCGGACGAACATCACCTGGCGGTACGGGCGCACTGCCGGCTGGGCGTCGTGCGGCTGCGCGATCACGGCATCGCCAGCGCCGCCTGGCTCAATGCCGTGCGCGATCATCACGAGCGCGCCGACGGCAGCGGCTATCCCGGCGGCAAGATCGGCGAGGAGATCGGTCGGCCGGCGCGGCTGCTGGCACTGGCCGACGTCTATTGCGCGCGGGTTTCCGGCCGCGACTACCGGCCGCCGCTGCAGCCGACGCTTGCGTTGCGCTGGCTGTTCCTCAACGAAGGGGCAGCGCTGGACGAACGGCTGGCCCGCACGTTCATCAAGACGCTGGGCATCTATCCGCCCGGCACCGGGGTGCGCCTGCGCAACGGTTCGATCGCGGTGGTCACCCAGCGTGGCCCGGTCGGCCACCAGCCGGTGGTCGCCTCGCTCACCACCCACGACGGATTGCGCACGGGCGCGCCGATCCGCCGCCGCGGCGACGTGGAGGCGCACGCCGTCAGCGAGGTGGTCGATTTGACCGCGCTGGACATCGACGTGGACATGGAAGCGCTCTGGGGCGCCGACGCGGTGGCGTAAACACCGATCTGCTGCAGACGCTGCGCGACCGGGACGCGTTCCTACAGCACTTCCTCAGCCGCTCTGCCCCAGCCGTGCCAGCAGCGCCTGCCGCAAACGCTCCTGCTGGGCATCGCCCAGCGGGGCGTCATGGCGATCGGTGAGCTGGAAGAAATCCTCCACCCGCTCGCCGAAGGTGGCGATGCGCGCGTCGTGCACGCGCACCTGCGCCTCGACCATCGCCTGGGCCACGGCGGCGAGCAGGCCGGGACGGTCGGTGCACACCAGCGCCAGCTGGGTGCGGCCGCCGGCGGCGTGGAAGGCGATCCGCGGGGTCATCTGGAAATGCTTGAGTTGCCGCGAGGCACTCCGTCGCGCGGGGTGCACCGGCACCGTCTGCGCCAGCGCGCGGGCCAGCCGCTGCTGCAGCTCCTCCGCCCGCGCCGGGGTGGCCGGCTGCTGCGTCTCGGTGTCCAGCAGCAGGAAGGTGTCCTGCGCCATGCCATGGGGCGAAACCAGCACGCGCGCTTCCAGCACCGACAGGCGCAAGCGGTCCAGCATCGCGGTGACGGTGGCGAACAGGCCGTCGCGGTCGGGGGTATAGACGAACAGTTCGGTGGTACCGCGCACCGACAGCGGATGCACCGCGATCAGCGGCAGCGCGCCATCGGCGCGCAGGATCGCGGCGGTCTGCCAGGCGATCTGCTCGGGCCGGTGGCGCAGGAAGCTCGCTTGCGGGAAGCCGGCCCAGACACGCTCGACCGTTGCCGCCTCGAAGCCGTCGGCTTCCAGCAGCGGCAACGCGTAGTCCTGGCATTCGCGCACGCGGGTGGCGGCATCGCGCGGCAGCTCCACGTCGCTGCGCAGGGCGTAGCGGGTGGCGCTGTAGAGATCGGCCAGCAGGCGGTCCTTCCAGCCGTTCCACAGCTTGGGGCTGGTGCCGATGATGTCGGCGATGGTGAGCAGGTAAAGCTGACCCAACTGCTCGCGGTTCTCCACTACTTGCGCGAAGCGCGCGACCACGTCCGGGTCGGTGATGTCCTGGCGTTGCGCGGTGACGCTCATCAGCAGGTGGTGGCGCACCAGCCAGGCGACCCGCTCGACGTCGTTGGGCGGCAGGCCGAGCTTCGCGCAGAACGTGCGCGCCTCTTCTTCGCCCAGCACCGAATGGTCGCCGCCGCGGCCCTTGGCGATGTCGTGGAACAGCGCGGCCAGCAGCAGCACTTCGGGCGTGGGCAGCGTGGGCCATATCTCGCGGGCGAGCGGGAATTCGGCCTGCGCCGCCGGGTCGGCGAAGCGCGCCACGTTGTGCAGCACGCGCAGCGTGTGTTCGTCGACCGTGTAGACGTGGAACAGGTCGTATTGCATGCGCCCGAACACGCGGCCGAACGCGGGCAGGATCGCCGCCAGCAGGCCGTGCCGGTTCATCCGCCACAGCGCATCGACCGAACGGGCGCCCTGGCGCAGCAGGCGCAGGAATGAGGCAAGCACCTCGCGGTTGTCGGCCAGCGCACCGTCGAGCTGCGCGGTGGCCTGGTGGATGCGGCGCATCGTGTCGGCGGTGAAACCGAGGATGCCGGGCTCGTCAAGGCGCGCGATGAAGGCCTCCACCAGAGCGGCGGGCCGTCGCATGAACACGTCCGGATCCCGCGCGGCCAGCCGCGTGCCGTAGCGCAGGAATTCCTCGCCGACCGGTACCGCGATCTGCGCCGGCTCGAGCATCTCCTCGAAGCGCTCGACGATCTGCACGCCCAGCCGCTCGATCTGGCTGGCGGCGCGGTAGTAACCCTGCATGAACTGCTCGACGCCCAGGTTGGTGGCGTGCTCGTCGACGAATCCCAGCGCCGCGGCAAGCGCGCGCTGGTAGTCGAACAGCAACCGCTCCTCGGCCCGGCCAGCCTCCAGGTGCAGCGCGTAGCGGTAACGGCGGAGAGTCGCCTCGGACTGTTCGAGCGTGACGCACTCGGCCGGGTCGAGCAGCCCCTCGCCGACCATCGCCTCGAAGCCGTCCGCATGCGCCAGCCTGTGGCCGAGCCAGCGCAGCGCGTCGAGCGTGCGCAAGCCGCCCGGACCTTCCTTGATGTTCGGTTCGAGGTTGTAGGCGGTGTCGTCGTAGCGCGCGTGGCGTGCATCGCGTTCGGCCAGGCGCACAGCGAGATAGGCGACTGGCGGCCACAGCGCCGGGTCGTCCACGATCGCCTGCAATTCGGCGTCCATGGCCGGGTCGCCGACCAGCCGCCGTGCGTCGAGCAGGCTGGTGAACACGCTGGCTTCCTGCGCGGCCAGCGCGCGGCACTGCAGCGGATCGCGCACGGCGTGGCCGACTTTCAGGCCTATGTCCCACAGCGTGGCGAAGCATTGTTCCAGCGCGCGCAGGCGCGCCGGCTGCGCCTCCCGTACCAGCGCCAGCAAATCGACGTCCGAATGGGGAAACAGCAGCCCGCGGCCGAAGCCGCCGACGGCGAACAATGCGGCGCCCTCGACTTCACCCAGGCAGGCAGTCCAGACGTGGGCAACCACGCGCGCGACCGCTTCGCCGCGGCGCCTGGCGAGCGCGCCGGCGTCGGCGCCGTCGCGGAAGGCGGCCGTCAGGGAACGATCTACGTCCTCCAGCAGCTGGCGCAGGGCGCGGCGGGCTTCCACCGAAACGCCCGAGCGCGGGACGGCCGGCGGCAGGCGCGGCAGCGGAGGGAGCGCGGGGCGGGCAAGTTCGTCGGTCACGGCAGCCATCTACGCGGGGATGTCGAGCTTACACGCGCGTCGATATGACAATCTCTCCATGCGGGGGGAGGGTGCCCGAAAGGCGGGTGGGTGTAAGCGGCCATTTAGTTTGCATACTCGGGACACTTGGTCTGCTTGCTCAGCTAGGAGCGGTTTAAAGGACGTTTGAAGGCCTTGCGCAGGGGCCTCAATCAGCACGCCCACTGGCGCGGGGGCAGCGGGACATCGAGCATGCTGGTCCCTCTGGTCTCGTCCCAGGGGCGTTCGGCCAAGCTCACGCCGAACTGGCGGGCCAGGCAGAGCACCGTTTGGCGCCATCGGCCATGGTGGTGCGAGAGGTGCTGCATGCCAGACAGGCTTCCCATCGATCAACCTTTCCCGCTTCCTGCATGCAAGCAGATATGTTTGCACCAGGGCGACCGTCCCAGAAGGTTGTAGAGCGGTTCACCGGGGTTGGCCGCGTCCAGCCAAGGCGACGGTGGACTCAGCTCCCCGATGGTCCATTCGAGGTCTCTCCCGCCCCAAATCACGCCGTTGGGCATCTTCGCGCCTCGCCAGCTTTGCGTGCGCGCGCGGTTGCAGGCGCGCCGGGACAGACACAACGGCATGGATGACAGTCCGATCGTCCATCGTGCCTATACTTCGCGCTCCACGATGAAGGATCGCTTTGCATGAGGCAGCCAGCATTCCCCAACGGCCATTTCTACTCGCCCGTAGTCGATCGCGCCGAGGCGGATAAGGACGCAGACCGGATCTGGCCGGCGGCCGCCAAGCCCGTCCGAGGCATCGACCTGAACTACGAAGGGCACCAGCGGTTGTTGCGTGAGGTATTTCCTGCCGTCGTGGAGGGTTTCGCTTACCCAACCTCCGGCCCGACAGACGACACGCTCGAACACTTCTATGACTTCAACGGGCAGTTCGAGCGGCAAGACCCAAAGGTCGCATTTTGCTTGCTGCAGACCATCCGGCCACGGCGGATCGTGGAGGTGGGTTCTGGCTATTCAACGCTGTTAACCATGGATGTGAACCAGCGGTTCCTAGGCGGAGCCGCCGCGATCACCTGCATCGAGCCATACCCGAGGCCTTTCCTAAGGCGCGCCGCTTCCGAGGGAAAGATCGCGCTCATTGAGGAGCGCGCGCAGACCGTCGACGAATTCATCTTCACTTCGCTGGCTGACGGCGACGTGCTGTTCATCGATTCGTCGCACGTGGGCAAGACCGGAAGCGATGTAAACCGGCTCATCTTGGAGATACTGCCGATTTTGGCTGAAGGCGTGTATGTCCACTTCCATGACATATTCCTGCCGCTCGACTATCCAGAACGATGGGTCCGCGAGCTGGGCTTCTCGTGGAATGAGCAATACCTGCTACAGGCATTCTTGGCCTTCAACCCGGTCTACAGCATCGTGTACGGCAGCGCGATCGCCCGCGAGCTCCACACCGAAACCCTGGGGGCGTTTCTGAAGGGAACGCCCATGCAGGGCGGTAGCTTGTGGTTGCGACGCAATCAGGGCTAGGGGATCTCACATCAAGCCGGCGGGCTGCTCTCGCAGGTCCCAATAGAAAATCAGGGCGTCGCCAATTTTTTCGGCCTTGTCACCGCCGACCGTGTACGTGTGGCGCGCGCTCGATGTGAACGCGACCGAATAGCTCGCGGATCGCCGGATGATCATTAAGTTGAGGATCGCCCGGCCCTTGGTGCTGCCAACGGTGGACGCGAGCGCCTCGTACTGGTCCCAGCCGAAGTCCACGCCGTAGCCCTCAGTCTCCCAATAGGGCGGATCCATGAGAAACAGCGTACGCGCCCGATCGTACTTGGCTACGCATTCGGTTCGTGGCAAGTGTTCGATGTAGGCGTTGGCCGGGCGCAAGTGGGCTGCTGAAAGAGTCTCCTCCAGCCGGAGCAGATTGAGGCCTGGAGGCGCGGTCGTGGCGGCGCCGTAGGTCTGGCCCTCAATCTTGCCGCGGAAACGCACTCTGCTGGCGGTAATAGAAGCGCGCCGCGCACTGGATGTCCGTGAGGGCCTCTGGCCGGGTTACTTTGAGCCACCCGAACACCTTGCGACTGGAAAGCGCCCATTTGGACTGGCGGACGAACTCCCCCAGGTGTGCTGCACCACGCGATAGAGGTTGACCAGGTCGCTGTTGATGTCATCGAGCACCTCGACGTCGGTCGGCGCCTTCAGAAAGAAAAGCGCCGCCTCGCCGGCGAAGGGCTTGACGTAGCAGGTGTGCTTGTTATTAAAGAACTTGAAGATTCGATCGCAAGGCGCCGCTTACCGCCGAGCCAGGGGGGTGATGGGTTTGCCGGTGAAAATCACCGGGCCGGTCGCCGCGGCCGCCGCTTAGCCTGTACGGCCACCAGGAGTGGATCGCGCGGCAGATCCTGCCCAACACCTGCGACGAGGAAGTGCTCGCCATGCGGCCCGCTGGGGGCAGTTGGTCAGCACCTTGAACAGATGGGCGCCCCTCCCTGGACGCCGCCGGCGCCCCGCCCCGGCGCGCCGCCGGCGCGTTTACGCGCTTCGAAGCCGTTTCACACTCGCCTCAACTGCCCTTCGAACACGAAAAAGCCGGTCCCTCGACCGGCTTCATTTGCAAACGTACTGTCTTTTGACCGGAATCGTGCCCAACTCTGCAAACTTACGCGAGGCCGGCGACGCGCTCAGCACGCTCGAAACCGGCGCCAGTCGTGGATTTCATCCCGAATTGGACCTTCTTATTTCGGATTGTCCCCCTTCAGTGGGGTCCGGGCGGAGCGTGCTGTCCGGCAATACCCGCCCTCACCCCTCTCCCGGCGGGAGAGGGGCTCAAACCTCACGCATCCGGCCAGGGCGTCAGGATCTCGAAGCCGTCGTCGGTCACCGCCACGGTGTGCTCCCACTGCGCGGAGAGCGAGTGGTCCTTGGTGACCACGGTCCAGCCGTCGGGCAGCTGCCGGGTTTGCGGCTTGCCTGCGTTGATCATCGGCTCGACGGTGAAGGTCATGCCCTTCTTCAATTCCACGCCGGTGTCGGGCTTGCCGTAATGCAGCACCTGCGGCTCGTCGTGGTAGACCTTGCCGATGCCGTGGCCGCAATACTCGCGCACCACCGAGAAACCGGCCGCCTCGGCATGCTTCTGGATGGCGTGGCCGATGTCGCCCAGATGGGCGCCCGGGCGCACCTGCTCGATGCCGCGCATCATCGCCTCGTGGGTGGTTTCCACCAGCCGCCTGGCCAGCACCGATGGCGTGCCCACGAAATACATGCGGCTGGTATCGCCGTGCCAGCCGTCCTTGATGACGGTGACGTCCAGATTGATGATGTCGCCGTCCTTGAGCACCTTGCCCGGCGTCGGGATGCCGTGGCAGATCACGTGGTTGACCGAGGTGCACAGCGTCTTGGGGAACCCGTTGTAGCCCACGTTGGCGGGTACCGCCTTCTGCACGTTGACGATGTGCTCATAGGCGATGCGGTCCAGCTCCTCGGTGGTCACGCCGGGCTTGACGTGCTCCTTGAGCAGCGCCAGCACTTCGGCCGCCAGCTTGCCGGCGACGCGCATGCCTTCGAGGTCCTGGGGAGATTTGAGGGTGATGGCCATGGAGTCCGCTTTCGAAGGGAGCGGCAGCGCCGGCTGGGCCGGCAACTTGCCGCGGAGCCGGCGCACCGGCTACAATTGCACGGTTTTGCAAGCCGCGTCAGGCCTTTGAAGGCATGCGGCGCAAGACGAAACGGGATTGTAACCGCCCTGCGGCAGCAAGCCCAATCAACGCCACACACGCATCGGCACCGTCTTCGGGGTGCCGCGGTCTGCTTTGAAGGCGACCGC
Protein-coding regions in this window:
- a CDS encoding class I SAM-dependent methyltransferase produces the protein MRQPAFPNGHFYSPVVDRAEADKDADRIWPAAAKPVRGIDLNYEGHQRLLREVFPAVVEGFAYPTSGPTDDTLEHFYDFNGQFERQDPKVAFCLLQTIRPRRIVEVGSGYSTLLTMDVNQRFLGGAAAITCIEPYPRPFLRRAASEGKIALIEERAQTVDEFIFTSLADGDVLFIDSSHVGKTGSDVNRLILEILPILAEGVYVHFHDIFLPLDYPERWVRELGFSWNEQYLLQAFLAFNPVYSIVYGSAIARELHTETLGAFLKGTPMQGGSLWLRRNQG
- a CDS encoding DNA adenine methylase, translating into MFKFFNNKHTCYVKPFAGEAALFFLKAPTDVEVLDDINSDLVNLYRVVQHTWGSSSASPNGRFPVARCSGGSK
- a CDS encoding HD-GYP domain-containing protein codes for the protein MPRRPIDPAEITVGQPLRFNAYDARGKLLMRLGQVIGTAAQLEKLLEHGVFYGSEEECRGPFLPPAPSPPSPLALVLEARERLQALLADPAPADFPGALAGIAEQVREACRRSPDVALASILLRREGPYGTRHAVNAAIACQLTGTAMALEPAELAAIVSAALTMNIGMFELHDQLVALEGPLSDEHHLAVRAHCRLGVVRLRDHGIASAAWLNAVRDHHERADGSGYPGGKIGEEIGRPARLLALADVYCARVSGRDYRPPLQPTLALRWLFLNEGAALDERLARTFIKTLGIYPPGTGVRLRNGSIAVVTQRGPVGHQPVVASLTTHDGLRTGAPIRRRGDVEAHAVSEVVDLTALDIDVDMEALWGADAVA
- the map gene encoding type I methionyl aminopeptidase; the protein is MAITLKSPQDLEGMRVAGKLAAEVLALLKEHVKPGVTTEELDRIAYEHIVNVQKAVPANVGYNGFPKTLCTSVNHVICHGIPTPGKVLKDGDIINLDVTVIKDGWHGDTSRMYFVGTPSVLARRLVETTHEAMMRGIEQVRPGAHLGDIGHAIQKHAEAAGFSVVREYCGHGIGKVYHDEPQVLHYGKPDTGVELKKGMTFTVEPMINAGKPQTRQLPDGWTVVTKDHSLSAQWEHTVAVTDDGFEILTPWPDA
- the glnD gene encoding [protein-PII] uridylyltransferase, translated to MTDELARPALPPLPRLPPAVPRSGVSVEARRALRQLLEDVDRSLTAAFRDGADAGALARRRGEAVARVVAHVWTACLGEVEGAALFAVGGFGRGLLFPHSDVDLLALVREAQPARLRALEQCFATLWDIGLKVGHAVRDPLQCRALAAQEASVFTSLLDARRLVGDPAMDAELQAIVDDPALWPPVAYLAVRLAERDARHARYDDTAYNLEPNIKEGPGGLRTLDALRWLGHRLAHADGFEAMVGEGLLDPAECVTLEQSEATLRRYRYALHLEAGRAEERLLFDYQRALAAALGFVDEHATNLGVEQFMQGYYRAASQIERLGVQIVERFEEMLEPAQIAVPVGEEFLRYGTRLAARDPDVFMRRPAALVEAFIARLDEPGILGFTADTMRRIHQATAQLDGALADNREVLASFLRLLRQGARSVDALWRMNRHGLLAAILPAFGRVFGRMQYDLFHVYTVDEHTLRVLHNVARFADPAAQAEFPLAREIWPTLPTPEVLLLAALFHDIAKGRGGDHSVLGEEEARTFCAKLGLPPNDVERVAWLVRHHLLMSVTAQRQDITDPDVVARFAQVVENREQLGQLYLLTIADIIGTSPKLWNGWKDRLLADLYSATRYALRSDVELPRDAATRVRECQDYALPLLEADGFEAATVERVWAGFPQASFLRHRPEQIAWQTAAILRADGALPLIAVHPLSVRGTTELFVYTPDRDGLFATVTAMLDRLRLSVLEARVLVSPHGMAQDTFLLLDTETQQPATPARAEELQQRLARALAQTVPVHPARRSASRQLKHFQMTPRIAFHAAGGRTQLALVCTDRPGLLAAVAQAMVEAQVRVHDARIATFGERVEDFFQLTDRHDAPLGDAQQERLRQALLARLGQSG